One Euphorbia lathyris chromosome 1, ddEupLath1.1, whole genome shotgun sequence DNA segment encodes these proteins:
- the LOC136203790 gene encoding uncharacterized protein, with translation MKRYRNGEIWDFEHEVSVTGNRPVILGLDGGTTSTVCICMPILPFSNPLPDPLPVLARAVAGCSNHNSVGETAARETLEQVMADALSKSGSNRSAVQAVCLAVSGVNHPTDEQRILDWLRDIFPSHVMLYVQNDAVAALASGTMGKLHGCVLIAGTGTIAYGFTEDGRKARAAGAGPILGDWGSGYGIAAQALTAVIRAHDGRGPQTSLTSRILHTLGLFSPDELIGWAYADPSWARIAALVPVVVSCAEAGDEVANRILQDSVQELALSVKAVVQRLGLCGKDGNSSFPLVMVGGVLEANKRWDIGKEVINCISRDYPGAVSIRPKVEPAVGAALLAWNFCIRSKPGKDDY, from the exons ATGAAGCGCTATAGAAATGGAGAAATCTGGGATTTCGAGCACGAAGTTTCTGTCACCGGCAACAGGCCGGTCATTTTAGGATTGGACGGAGGAACTACTTCTACCGTATGTATATGTATGCCAATTCTTCCCTTTTCCAACCCTCTTCCCGACCCGCTCCCTGTTCTTGCTCGTGCCGTCGCCGGCTGCTCTAATCACAATAGCGTTGGAG AAACTGCTGCTAGAGAAACATTGGAGCAAGTTATGGCAGATGCTCTTTCAAAATCAGGTTCCAATCGTTCTGCAGTTCAAGCTGTTTGTCTTGCAGTTTCTGGCGTTAATCATCCAACAGATGAGCAAAGAATATTAGATTGGCTTAG GGATATATTCCCCAGTCACGTGATGCTATATGTTCAAAATGATGCTGTGGCAGCATTGGCAAGCGGTACAATGGGAAAGCTTCATGGCTGTGTTTTGATTGCTGGTACAGGTACCATTGCTTATGGATTCACTGAAGATGGCAGAAAAGCGCGGGCCGCAGGTGCAGGACCCATCTTAGGTGACTGGGGAAG CGGATACGGAATAGCTGCACAAGCATTAACAGCAGTTATAAGGGCTCATGATGGTCGTGGCCCACAAACGAGTCTCACATCTAGAATTTTGCATACACTTGGTCTATTTTCTCCAGATGAACTTATTGG GTGGGCATATGCAGATCCGTCTTGGGCTCGTATTGCAGCTCTTGTTCCTGTGGTTGTATCGTGTGCAGAGGCAGGTGATGAAGTAGCAAATAGAATATTGCAAGATTCAGTTCAAGAGTTAGCTTTAAGTGTGAAAGCTGTTGTACAAAGACTCGGCTTGTGTGGTAAAG ATGGAAACTCTTCTTTTCCCCTTGTCATGGTTGGCGGTGTTCTTGAAGCAAATAAGAGGTGGGATATAGGAAAAGAGGTTATAAACTGCATCTCCAGAGACTACCCTGGGGCTGTCTCAATTCGGCCCAAG GTAGAGCCTGCAGTAGGGGCAGCCTTGTTAGCCTGGAATTTCTGCATCAGATCGAAGCCTGGAAAAGATGACTATTAG